A section of the Ochotona princeps isolate mOchPri1 chromosome 19, mOchPri1.hap1, whole genome shotgun sequence genome encodes:
- the C19H5orf63 gene encoding glutaredoxin-like protein C5orf63 homolog: MLWFQGNSMQHARSSFKIFWRHLSASKITLPVLTLFTKNPCPLCEEAKEMLEPYKHRFVLQEVDITLPENSAWYDRYKFDIPVFHLNGQFLMMHRVNTSKLEKQLLKLEQQDTSG; this comes from the exons ATGCTTTGGTTTCAAGGAAATAGCATGCAGCATGCCAGATCCTCCTTTAAAATCTTCTGGAGACATCTCTCTGCTTCTAAGATAACTCTGCCAGTGCTGACTTTATTCACAAAG aaTCCATGCCCCCTTTGTGAAGAAGCCAAGGAAATGCTGGAGCCTTATAAGCACAGG TTTGTTTTACAGGAGGTGGACATCACACTGCCAGAAAACTCTGCTTGGTATGACAGATATAAATTTGACATTCCTGTCTTTCATTTGAATGGCCAGTTTCTGATGATGCATCGAGTAAACACCTCAAAACTTGAAAAACAGCTCCTGAAACTCGAGCAGCAAGATACTAGTGGCTGA